The genomic window AACAGCGCCGACACCACCATCCAGATCAGGAACCCCGTCATGAACTGGTTGACCGGCCGCATGTCCCGTCCCAGGCGCCGGCTGATGACGTAGAACGACGCCGCGAGGCCGAAGACCGCCCCGGAGGCGCCGACAGCCGCGGTGTCCGGCGAGATCAGGTACACCAGCACCGAACCGCCCAGCGCGGACAGCAGGTACAGCGCCAGATACCGGGCGCGGCCGAGCTGGCCCTCCACGACCCGGCCGATGTTCCACAGGGCCAGCATGTTGAAGACGAGGTGCATCACCCCGAACGAGGCGTCCGGGGGCAGGTGCAGGAACGCACCCGTCAGGAGCCGGTACCACTCCCCGCCGGCCACGCCCGTCAGCTCGAACCCCAGTGGGGTGCCCGTGGTCCCGCCCCTGTAGTAGTACTGCCCGCCGTCCGGACCGACCAGCACCGCGCCGAGCATGCCGAACCGCTCGACCGTCACCGGCCGGACCACCTCGACGACGTACGCGAGGACGTTCAGCACGATCAGGACGTACGTGACGACCGGCGCCGCCGCCGACGGCACCTCGCTGCCGAACAGCGACCGCGCCCGGCGCACCGAGCGCTGCCCCTCCTTCACGCACTCCACGCAGTGGTGGCCGACTGCCGCCTCACGCATGCAGTCCGGGCAGATGTAGCGGTCGCAGCGCGTGCAGCGCACATACGTCTCGAACGACGGGTGGCGGTAACACGCGGTGGCGGCGGCCTCCATGGCCGGCTCCTTCACTCGTGGACGGGCAGGAGGGGCCGCTGGTGGCGGCGGCGCTCAAGATAGCGAACGCCGTTGACGAGCAGCGCACTCGGGTGGCGGGACGGCCTATACGCTCGTAACCCCCTTTGCCACAAGGGCGGTGACCACACCAGGATCGGAGACCGCCATGACCGGCACACCCCCCGCCGCAGGCCCGGCCATCAGTCTGAGCAAGGTGCGGGAACAGGCACCGGCGATCGCCGCACTCTACGAGAACGCCCATGTGTCGCTGGAGAAGCACGGACTGAGCGGCGAACGCGCCGCCGTCCACCTGGTGCTCGACTACTCCGGGTCCATGCGGGAGTACTACCGGGACGGCAGCGTCCAGGCCCTGGCCGACCGGGTCCTCGGGCTCTCCGCCCACCTCGACGACGACGGACGGGTGCCCGTCGTGTTCTTCTCCACGGACATCGACGCCGTCACCGACATCGCCCTCGACAACCACCACGGCCGCATCGACGCGATCGTGGCCGGCCTCGGACACATGGGGAAGACCAGTTACCACCTGGCCATGGACGCCGTCATCGACCACTACCTCGACAGCGGCTCGACCGCACCCGCCCTCGTCGTCTTCCAGACCGACGGCGGCCCGGTCAGCAAGCACGCCGCGGAGCGCTACCTCTGCAAGGCGGCGAAACTTCCGCTGTTCTGGCAGTTCATAGGCTTCGGCAACAAGCGGAGCTCACAGTTCGACTTCCTGCGCAGACTCGACGAGCTCGCCGTGCCGGCCAAGCGCCCGATCGACAACGCGGGCTTCTTCCATGCCGGTCCCGACCCCAGGGCCGTCCCGGACTCCGAACTGTACGACCGGCTCGTCTCCGAATTCCCCCAGTGGCTCGTGGAGGCACGCACCCAGGGGCTCGTCAGGTAGGAGAGGGGGCGCGTCACGCCTCCAGGCGGCCCGCGTCACACGCCTGGCCGGTCCGCCGTACGGGCGCGGCGGCCGATCCGGTGACGCGCGTAAAAAACCGACAGAGGGTGTCGTGATTACAGGATTCGATGGGTCTCATGACACCGAGCACCCCGAGTACCTGGCAGGACTTCCGCGCGGCGCAACCCGCCTTCGCCGACACCGTGCAGAAACGGTTCCAGCAGTACAAGCACCACGTCCTGTCCACCCTGCGCAAGGACGGCTCACCCCGGGTCACCGGCCTGGAGGTGGAGTTCCGGATGGACACCCTGTGGTTCGGCATGATGCCGAACTCCCGCAAGGCGCTCGACCTGCGGCGTGACCCCCGCTTCGCCATCCAGGCCAACCCGGGCCCCGACGCCGAGATGGCCGACGGGGACGTCCGCGTCTCAGGCCGCGCCGTGGAGGTCACCGACCCCGCCGTCCTGGCCCGCTTCGTCGAGGAGGTCACGCCGCCGGAACCCTTCCTCCTCTTCCGCGTCGAACCCACCGAAGTCGTCCGCACCGGGCTCGACGGCGACGACATCGTCGTACAGGTCTGGCGCCCCGGACACCCGCTGCGCACCCTGCGCAGAGGCGCCGACGCGAGCCCGGTCCGCGAGGTGTGACCCCCTGACCCCCTCCGCACGGCGCCCGGCCCCGAGCGGCCGGTCCGGCAAGGGGGAGCGCCCGTCACGAGGCCCGCATCCGGTCGGCGCACACCCCGGGGGCCGCCTCCGGACCGCGGCCGCCGGCCTCCCCGTCACCCGGGCGGCGCAAGGCCCCCGGAAATCCACCGCCCCCGGAGAGCGCTCCGGCCACGCCGCCCGTACGGCTTTCAGGTGAACCGGCCTCCGCGCTTCGCAGCCCCGGGCCGCACCCAAGGGACTCCGGCCCGGGCGGCACCGGCCCACGGCCCTGGTCTGCGGGACTCGCGCCACGCCGGTACGGAGGGCCCTGCCGTCCGGCGACGGATCGTGCTACGGTTGCCCAGTTGCAGTTTTGGTACCCATGAACTTTATGTGCGCCTGACGGGAACCCTCCTCAGGCGCTTTATTGTTTTCCGGCTTTCTCCGGATGGGGCTCAATGCGGCGACTTGGAATTCGTAAAGTGCGGATTCTCGGCACTGCACCTCTTTTAGGAGAATGACATGGCTACTGGAACCGTGAAGTGGTTCAACTCGGAAAAGGGCTTCGGCTTCATCGAGCAGGACGGCGGCGGCGCCGACGTCTTCGCCCACTACTCCAACATCGCCACCTCGGGCTTCCGTGAGCTCCAGGAGGGCCAGAAGGTCTCCTTCGACGTCACGCAGGGCCAGAAGGGCCCGCAGGCGGAGAACATCGTCCCGGCCTAATTGCCGCGACGCGTACCTCGCAGCCGGGGCCCGCACCGTGAAGGTGCGGGCCCCGGTTTGTGCTGTTCCCGACTCGTCCTGTCCCGTCGGCTCCGCCACGGGACACCTGCTCTGTGCATGCATCCTGGGGCGCACAGACCGAGCAGTTCGCAGGAGTCGGCAGTAATCCCAGGAATCCCCCAGGAGGGCAATTCCGTATGACCC from Streptomyces sp. NBC_01341 includes these protein-coding regions:
- a CDS encoding rhomboid family intramembrane serine protease, with translation MEAAATACYRHPSFETYVRCTRCDRYICPDCMREAAVGHHCVECVKEGQRSVRRARSLFGSEVPSAAAPVVTYVLIVLNVLAYVVEVVRPVTVERFGMLGAVLVGPDGGQYYYRGGTTGTPLGFELTGVAGGEWYRLLTGAFLHLPPDASFGVMHLVFNMLALWNIGRVVEGQLGRARYLALYLLSALGGSVLVYLISPDTAAVGASGAVFGLAASFYVISRRLGRDMRPVNQFMTGFLIWMVVSALFTSWEGHLGGLLTGGLVTYGLAYAPARLRTSGVQLAGGVALVALLAVVVAVRTAALTGAV
- a CDS encoding vWA domain-containing protein, whose protein sequence is MTGTPPAAGPAISLSKVREQAPAIAALYENAHVSLEKHGLSGERAAVHLVLDYSGSMREYYRDGSVQALADRVLGLSAHLDDDGRVPVVFFSTDIDAVTDIALDNHHGRIDAIVAGLGHMGKTSYHLAMDAVIDHYLDSGSTAPALVVFQTDGGPVSKHAAERYLCKAAKLPLFWQFIGFGNKRSSQFDFLRRLDELAVPAKRPIDNAGFFHAGPDPRAVPDSELYDRLVSEFPQWLVEARTQGLVR
- a CDS encoding pyridoxamine 5'-phosphate oxidase family protein; the encoded protein is MGLMTPSTPSTWQDFRAAQPAFADTVQKRFQQYKHHVLSTLRKDGSPRVTGLEVEFRMDTLWFGMMPNSRKALDLRRDPRFAIQANPGPDAEMADGDVRVSGRAVEVTDPAVLARFVEEVTPPEPFLLFRVEPTEVVRTGLDGDDIVVQVWRPGHPLRTLRRGADASPVREV
- a CDS encoding cold-shock protein, translating into MATGTVKWFNSEKGFGFIEQDGGGADVFAHYSNIATSGFRELQEGQKVSFDVTQGQKGPQAENIVPA